The nucleotide window TAAATTCACCACGTATACAAATATTGGGACATGTGGCACAAACCTTCAATGGTTGAGACAAAGTGGACTCCATTgtcaccaacatttgtagagatCACCGAGAAAAAGTCCATCAGCTCTTTGTTTTGCTTGAAGGCCTGGGGACAGCATATGTATTCATCAAACAGAATAAGATAAGTGGaagtgtgttttatttatttttaacagctgGAGAGCTTTGGTCTACTTTCACTGTGAGTCCGTAGTGGTGAAAATGACCAGTGAGAGGCTCTCTTTGCAAATCTTTCATCAGCTCATCAGGGAAGCCCTCAAACATGCGACTAGAGAAGGCCGCTGGaagaaacaaaagacacttcataagctgtgttttttttttagatgcagTCAGGTTTTCGGAATTGCATGGCATGATACTGACGGGAGTTTCTACTACAGTAGCTTCTTTGGTTACAGTAAATCTATCCAAAACAGCCATCATGTGATGTCTTGCAAACAAACTATATGAACTGCTGCCCTTTGGCAGGAACTTAGAGTCCCACACTGCAACTAATTTAGAAATAAACTGATTAAGAAATATATTTATCCCCTGACAATCGGttcaataaaactactcaacaGCGCAGACCATTTCGTACAACTCCCTTGTAACTTTGCCTTTTTGTGCTAGTCTTatgttaaactttttttttttttaaatattgaaactCTTgagatttttgttaaaaaatgattctaattaataaaaaaaaatcattcacatttctttgaacgtatttattacatttgttgttgtttttttaaaatatgtatttatttaatatttgtataactacaattcttttttcttttctttttttacaatatgaaataaatatttttgtcttttctccCCACTTATGGTTCCATGTTGAAATGTAATGCACCAGGGACACTGCTGCATGTTATGCTGTCTCAGCATGTTATCTGACAATGGCtgagaaaaagaggaaaaaaatggttttgttgACGGTGAATAACATGTACCCCTAACTCTCTGCTTCCACTAAGTGGTAGAATTTAGTACTGCAACTTTGCATCCATCTCATTTGCCGGTACTGTGCCTACCTTGTTTAGATATTTAAGTAATGATTCAATAAATGTATTGCACATTTAAGTTgagtaaaatatttaatttgaattgatgattaaatataaacaaacttTAACCATTAAATGCAAATAATATTGAACTAAAAGTTAAACTGTACTTAGGCAGTGATTCTTTCATAAACCACTAGAGGGAGTATTATAACTAGTGGTACCCGTACTGCTCTAAATGGCTATAAGgattttagtgtattttaaaatttaaaagctTTAAAAGCTATACTtgtgatgaattttttttttttcacaaatacaAGGAGGACTATTCAACAAAATGATATCAATTAGAAAATTATTTTATCAATTATATTGGACAAAATGTCCTCCAATCCTGCAGTGACCCATTGATAAATAACCATTCACACTAACATTTGAGAGTTTTTAATGAACCTAATATGCAAACCAGAGGCGAGATCCGAACCCCATACCGTTGAATTGCGAGGCAGACGTGGTAAACCTATGAGACAAACAATAAAACACGTAGCAAACCTTCTGTTAAGTTGAGAGGTAAGGCAACATTCTCAGCTGTGGCTTTGGTCAACAGGTTGTGTCCGGACACCAGAACGGTGAGCAGCTGCATGCCCAAGCACGTACCCCACACTGGGAAGTGATCTCCTGCCCCATTAGCCTGGAATGCCAACATTTAACAACTGGTGTCATTTTCAAAAAGGTGAAAATGACAAGCTAGCATTTTTTATGGGTTGCTCTTGGTAAAACAgctaaaaagacaaataatcaagagtcacaatattaggtacacctgcaattTGCTGAAAGAACAGTTTCCGGCTTTCAGCTTTTGCAAAGATAATAACCAccacttttgattgacactgtcagagaGGTATTCATCAAACAATTATTGTGGTGATAGTTTGTAGTGGTACACGTATTTTGGTAATCTTATTTATCTGATGCAAGGGACAGTACAGTATCTAAATTCAGCAGAGCACACTTCATACACCACTGCAACCACAATAATGAGCACATTATAAATTAACACAATTTCTACAGTGTCGAAGTAGTCACAATTTGTACTTacatctacacacccctgttgcaGTGGTAGGTTATTGTGAAAAACTATCGGCACAATAAACTGTTCAACtcagttgaattaaaaaaaaaaaaaacatttttaaaggggaaaaaaacataaaattgagTGAAATATTGCGGTTGCACAAGTGTTCACACCCTATAACtgggatgtggctgtgttcagaattaaccaatcaaatatgaaaataaagctTCCGGTTGGCTACTAACCTTCAGAGCAAGCTGATAAAAAATCCTTGACACCCTAGCAAAGTCAGACGTCTCAAGATTGGAGGCTCCGCCGATGAGAAGGAGACTTAAGCACAAATCACGAGTCAGAGCATCATAGGGCGGATGACTGGTATCTAATTAATGTTTGCTTACCCATTTATCCTGCTGAAGATGTTTTCATACTCTGTGGTGGTAAGCGTCAGTCTGCGaggataaacaaaaacaaactgaatgAAAGGTTACGAATAGTATGTTAAAGACTTCAAATGTTGACTACTGACTTAATGGGCATCACTCTGCTGCCGGCAGACTCAATGTACTTGACATAGGAGGCAGGTATGTATGTGCTCCCATATTGTTTCATAGCTTCATCTGAAACAATCTGAGTCAAAATACCTGTAAGACACAATAGAATCATCACAATAAAAATCAATTGTGGTATAGAATGGGTGCGACTGAAGCCTTTTCCCATGCATTATTAAGTCTTTCAAATATGAtacaatgataaaaaaaaaaaaaaggaaaaaaaagaaaaaaaagttgtgtttttttagcTTTTCTAATTGTAttagaatttgaaaaaatattttatattttcaactTAAATTTCAATTTGAAATGTTTCAGCTTTTCAATTAAATGTTGTCTTTACACATTTGGGCGGTtcaattagaattttttttaaattgtcctaGTTGATGCTTTTAAattaaaagtcattaaaaaaaaatagcatagaAATCTAAACTGCTTTTGTTCACCTTTTACAAGTAGtggttttcattttaattcctCTTGTAATACAagtttaatttttgtatttttttttagctttaaatttaaaaagtgaatCAACATGTTGATAATTGTGCATCTTAAATGTATTGTGGGGACGAGGATTAATAAACTTCAGCTTcatcccgtcagcccttcttctTTCCGGATgtttgtccgaaaggaaaaaagaagaagaagaaaaaaaaaaaagtactgtgttttatttttacaataaaataaaaaacattttttttttacatcttttaaTTAGAAATCCCAGAGGCCTTTtaccatttttaattttaaaacattttcatctttacattttaaattaagtttatcacatttttaatttttaaatctaaatggagcattttttttgttttatattataactaaaaattaaattcatattttaaaactgaaattcaaatacaacttttaaacattttatagcTTTTACATCTAAATTAAggatctatctttttttttttttttaattttataagtttttttaaactttaaattgCAAGTTTGCCTGATGTTATGAAAACTGTATAGGCCTCAAGAGGAATGGGAAGTGACCAGAAACACATGACAGAAGCTACCAGTATATCAGCAACAGAACAATAAACACAGGGAAATGTGGATATTTAATCACATTATCTTCCAACTAAATCACTACTCTATATTCAATAGTAAAATAATTGTGAAGGAAGAACATAATGGGTTGGATTAGGTAGAAAACTGCCCGGTCCCCACTTGTTTGTATTATACTTACCAATAACAGGTCTGTCATTCCCAGTGTTCTGCTTGAGTCCACGCAGCTTGGTCTGGTGAAAACTGAAACAATCACGAACAAAAAGGACACACAGAAAAGAGCGCAATCGCATTGTGAAGCCTGATTCAATTCAAATGAGCACATTAGTAACGAAAGAGGTCTAAAGAGAAAGTTAACGCTGATGTTGTGCTGAATGAGGAAGTAAAGTGAGTATGCATGTGACGATAATCACATGTGCGTGTACACTGATAAGTGTGCTTTGTAGGAGGAAGGATACATACTTGTAGGTAGGTGTGTTTTTGCCAGTGGTGAAAAGTCAGGGCAAGCAAAATATTTTCTGCTGGCCCAACACACCCTAAAAGCACTGACCAACATTTGCAATCCAAATTCCGACATTTGTTTCATACAATgtctttcttttggctggactgTTTTCATTATATACAGGTATTTGTACTGTATGTTAGATTTttctttgtccaatcagattttagTATCTACATATGTGCAGCCATGTCTATCAAATCTGCCCACGGCCTTCAGAACCAGTAACATGCTGGTGTAACTTAGACTATACTAGCAATGGGACTGTTTATTTTAACCAATCAAATTTTCATCTGCCCAGCAATTAGCATGTTCCCACCCTCTGATTGGCTGGACTGTGCCAAGTTTGACTGTATGATGCATTGGAATGCAACGTTTTGTTTGTGTTATGTTATTAGCTAAATATAGATTCTACACTTCTCTAGCTGATCTACAAGATACATTAATGTGCTGTGGTATTGCATTTTCGcacaggatttatttttttttctatcattgCAACTGGACAGTGGTGGTACTAAAAGGTGGATTAAGTCGGGTGAAACTGTACCGAATGCCCGGGTGCCAAATGTCCAGAATGGcccatatttctttatttttattttatgcaatCCTGCACAACACAGCTGGCAGTAATGAATGATGTATTGCTTCTCCAATCTCCACAAAAATCACTTTCTCACATGTAATTAATttagtaataaaaatatttctgtGTAACCCGGACAAAGAAATGGACaaaaacagaatattgtattgtattgtattgattgtttattattcataaaatattgcattaataaaCAATCTGTTGATGCATTCTCAATGTATTTCGTTAGCTGTTTGAATCTACTGCTTAAACTCGAAGTTGAAATGCAaaagttttaaataaaataattacattattttattaaataaagtcattatgttaaaaaaaaaattgtaacagTAAGAGAAGACAATATAACCTTACAAGAATAAAGATGTCATCTTATAAGAATAAATTCCGAATTTTACGAGAATAAATTGTAGTCTTAAAAGGTTCAAGTGGTAACAGTAAgaacattttttaaagacaaaagcaatttcaatttaaaaaaaaaaaatgcaattttgcaagaataaagtcatattaTGAATAACTCATAATTGAGCTACATCTGATTGCAATataaatttacttgagtatttttttaattaaaaaaaaatatattattatactttatataaacatacaagcatgacaaaattaaatagaattaaaGAATTTCACACTTTTCACAACTATCATTATTTTCTCCTTCGGTGGACTTTGTGCTGCTCGCTCTGCTCGGCCATCTGGGGCAGTATAAGACTAATACATGGATGTGCATACATACATAGCGTATGTTCAGCTTCTTCCTCGGCAGCAATATTGGtcattcttcacagaggataaaacatatatgcctgtgagtattgttgcTGTCTACATGTGTTCCTGTACCATTTGGGCTCAAATATCTATCGCTTAAACAGTTGTAAAACTGCACCTATCTATGCTATTCATTAGCATGTAAATGCAGTTTTCCATTGCATGTTAGCACTTAGCTAGCGGGACCTTTCTTTGAATTAAGCAGCTacttggttgttttaaatacataatGTGTACTTCTCTCTTTGTTTTctatttagtttgacagtaaaatgAAGGCACCACTGTCTAACTTGCTTTCTCATAATTTTCAAGACTTATGTcttgtaaattattttattgctcatcattttataattttcccctttcttttcagtgtggctttagcaatttttattttttacaaaacaaaccccAACACAATTAGAAATTAGCTCATCTAAAAATGTATTAGTCACACACTTGTGCAGCTTTCTTTGTGCAGACAGTCACGTcagctgctgcttttttttttttttttaaaccacctcaAGTTGTAAATATATTGcacatactgtatactgtaaatcCAATAACTTGGTCCTTTTGTGGTACACATGCAACTGAAGTTTTCCAATTCATTCGTTCATTTCAGTCGTTCCctgtaaataagtaaaataacaaAAGAACTGCATTATGTTTAAACACAAATATCTGAGCATGTTAGGAGGTCCATGTATATAATTCACAGCCAAAAATTACCTCTCAGCGTATTTATTTCCTGACTAACATCTTGATACACAGCGGCCAGCAGCTCCTCCTTTGACTTCAATCCATCCAAAAATACTGCAAAACATGAAcccaatatttaactcatttaaattaagttaTAAAATTGCACATGGCGGAGACGCACCGATTCCCGTTGCCGTGCTCTCCATCTCCTGGCGGTTCCTCAGGTACATGGGCCATACGTGTCCGTCAAAGTAGCCTGGTGGGTCGGGCGGCTTGTACACCCTCAAACTGTTCGTTCCACACAAGCAACGTTTACACGATGTTGAACACGTCAAATAAGAAAAgaatagaggagaaaaaaaaacacttacctTCGTCTCTCCTTGCAGATGTCATATGGTATTTCCATGAAGTATCTTTTGTTCATCAGCTCGTTCAAAGGTCTGCAAACAGAGGTTCGACTGTTGTTGCatgtttcagtactttttgcCCAGCTAATAAGAGGCTGAATGGCAAAAGTCACAACTGTTGGACCAAGGAATTAATAGCTaagaaaaactaacagaatcattttacaaaaacattttgtttaacaaaaaaacaaaaaaacaaaacaaaactgtttttaacacattttaagTTGATCTTGAAGTTTCACCcgaaacatgaatattttgtgaGTCGTCATTATTTGTTAACCTGTGATTGAATATCAGGAAACCTTCCACTATCAGCATGAACACATGGCTAGCTGATGATGTCACACTCTGGGCAGTCTGATCCGCTTCCTTCAAGAAAGCTTGCGGGTCTTTTCGCCAGGCTTTGACCTGGCTCATCATGTCGTCCATGTGGAGAGCGTCCAGCGCTAGACGGGCACACAGAAacacattcaaaatgttttagcaTTTTTCCGGCTGCCTGCTCCAAGAGCAGTGAAATCTCTCAATGTGGatcctgatttttattttttatttttttagtaaataTGTCTCATATCTCAGCAAGTTTCAGTTTGTTAGGGTACTACTAATCACAATTGGTATCATTAAAGGCATATAACTCTTAAAAGGGACATATTATGGGATGCTAACTGCACATATTTGTGCTTGGTGATTCAGTATGGCCGTGCACCATACACAGTGTAATGCATAAACTGCTGCCTCCACCACATAATGTAAAAGATTAACTCcacattttactgtattttttttccatactttTACTTACTAGAAACATTGcctgtacagttaataaaggtattaattattaAAGATTTTACCTCAAGTTATTTACTTTCATTATTtataatgagattttttttgtttgttttaattacaaCAAACATCCTTACTGTCATACTGCTTGAAGCCATTACTGTCCACTGGCACCACAGAATCATCCTGGATGAAAGACAGTATCAAGTTGGAGAATCCATATTTTTCATAAATCTAGTATGTCTGCCATAGGAGTTTACTGTATAGAAACTGAAATTGTCTGATCGTATTTTAGGTTCCCCACCCCTGAATGGGGTAGACACCTTGAAAAAGGAATCCTGCGCAATGATACAGCTGTTGGGTATCTTCTCCTTTAAACTTCTGGAAAGTGTGGTTTTTCCTCCATTGGTCATTCTTAAAGAAGAAAAGCACAAAACATGAtgagcacataaaaaaaaatgtacaaagaaaGGAGCTGGTGCAAAATCCTGCAAATTTTAACTACATTTCAATTATCGCGGAACTACTGTAATCACAACTGATGTTCTGTTTTTATGTTACATAGAATATAAAGACCAAcactttttgtcacattttttgcttcagttcaatggacattgtgctgctccttctggcaTGCAtgtcttggccacctgggggcagtataatacagacatacAGCTAAATTGGACATGAAGTCGGTACAAGCTCTTCTATAAACTGTAATATTAGTCCTCTATTTCTTCTGTACCATACTGAAGCCTGAAATTGCCAGTGTGTTTTTATGGGGGGATATATTTGTATTggtttgtgtctgtgtgctAGATAAACACAGTTAAGTGAAGGAACTGCTGCCTCAGGCGATTTTCCACCACACGCTGGGATCAGCTTCTGCTCGTAGAAACAAGCAGCCGGCGTAACATACAGTGGCTGTCGAAATCCAACAGGTGCTGCTGACTTGCTTAAAAGTAGGATAATTTCAGCAAGTCAATACTAGTATGTGTCAAGTGTGCTATAATTATTTTTCCCTTATGAGACAAGCATATCATAGACAGGTTATTAAGAGACTTGGGAGCTGTTTTAAATTATggaacaaaaatacacaatatggGAACAAAAATGTACAATGTCTCCTTTAAATGTTGCACAAAACACTTGTTTAGTTGCTATTCTTGCACCACGGCTTTGTCACATGCTGCACCCATTTCACTCTTTGTTATTGTCACTTGCCTTAAGACTCACCaacattcttgtttttttttttcttcaatttttgtgtgttttcggcAAACGATGCCATCTTGATTTCATTCAccaatatgaatatgaatatgaatatgaacaTTGTGCAGGAGAATGCACTTTATGTGAAAAAAATTATCGCACTTACTCACCCACCCACTCCCACAATTAGTGTCTTCACCTCCGCTTGCCAAGGTCGCTCCTCGGGGACTTTAGCCTCGTAACAGGTAGATAAACAACTCATATCCTGAGAACTCTGCACGATTTGCAACACTGCAGGATTAACGGAGGTAGCGTGCGCCGCTCGTACTGCAGTCATACCTCGAACTTCTGCTCATTCATAACTTCCGTCTTCCGACGCTCTGGATTGGCTGGCTTTGCGTGACGTCACAGTGAAacgcgttaaaaaaataaaaacatgttaattaattaattgtctgaaatttaactgtaaacatcGCATtagcataaaaatatatacatttaaatacaaagtataataaataaatacactctAAAAAACAAATTTGATGCACTTGTAATCCTACTCAACGCAagagctaaattaaaaaaggcTATCTTTATGAAGATAAAAATgctcacttttgattgacagtttGACACAGGTCAAGTGAACGgtgaatatatacattttattattactgtGGCTGTGCGTTGCAGTGGTGTCGCCCTGCATTGCATCATagtgacttaaaaaacaaaacatttagttTCAACTGAAAGCAACAGAAACACCGTtacatattttcaaattactaatactcaaaattattttttgtcaaattggTTTGTACACACAATTCTTGTATAAATTTCATTGTTTTAGCCATTGTTTTTGTAATGCCTTGCTTGTACGAATTTATTAGATTATAAAAATCAAATTCCAAAAACTGATATAGTGAGAACATAGAAGCATAACAAAAACGGGTAAATCCCTGTAAAATCAAGTGAAATTAAAACGAAAATAATGTTGTTAACTTTAACTAATTAAAAATCAAGCATGTtcgatattttattaatttttttgcgcATGCGCACAGCAGGACTTCCGCGTAGCCCGAGGAAGCCTCGACTTCCTCAAAGGGAGTGACACCGAAGTGCCGTCCACCTCAGCGAACTTTTCACTTCAGTTCCAAACGTGGGTTTTGGTTTGCTTTTGACTCTCACTCTCGCCAATGTCCAAACCTCCTCCCAAGCCGGCCAAGCCAGGTAAGAGCAACATTATGTTGCACCTCTCGAGTTACATTACCCCGAAACTAGTTTAGGACACCTTGCTAGCGCGTTTCGACGGACTAATGGACGTTATTGGATATTTATGGGTTGTTTTGCGTCTCTACCAAAACTAAAAATCTAAATTATGATTATGGGTAGTGAATGAAGTACGTCAAATAGACGAAGGTAGTGATGCAGCTTTTGAGACAGTAAACTGGCCTCTGACTTCCCTATTTTCCCCAATCCTGTAGGTGAGTGTGTTGCGTTTAAGGTCACAGGTTAAAAGCAGATGACAACCATGATCGTCACTCCTCCCCAATCGTCCCTGCGCCGAACAACGTTAAACAACGGCTTTCAAATGTGTTTAGTGTgtacatacatc belongs to Festucalex cinctus isolate MCC-2025b chromosome 5, RoL_Fcin_1.0, whole genome shotgun sequence and includes:
- the LOC144019079 gene encoding gamma-glutamyl hydrolase, yielding MRLRSFLCVLFVRDCFSFHQTKLRGLKQNTGNDRPVIGILTQIVSDEAMKQYGSTYIPASYVKYIESAGSRVMPIKLTLTTTEYENIFSRINGLLLIGGASNLETSDFARVSRIFYQLALKANGAGDHFPVWGTCLGMQLLTVLVSGHNLLTKATAENVALPLNLTEAAFSSRMFEGFPDELMKDLQREPLTGHFHHYGLTVKAFKQNKELMDFFSVISTNVGDNGVHFVSTIEGKRFPLYGVQWHPEVNPFQWDSTLNFPHSPHAVQLSSLLAQFFVNEGRRSLHKFDDPKEEALTLIYNYTPVFAGNFSGYEQIYFF
- the nmrk1 gene encoding nicotinamide riboside kinase 1, giving the protein MTAVRAAHATSVNPAVLQIVQSSQDMSCLSTCYEAKVPEERPWQAEVKTLIVGVGGMTNGGKTTLSRSLKEKIPNSCIIAQDSFFKDDSVVPVDSNGFKQYDTLDALHMDDMMSQVKAWRKDPQAFLKEADQTAQSVTSSASHVFMLIVEGFLIFNHRPLNELMNKRYFMEIPYDICKERRSLRVYKPPDPPGYFDGHVWPMYLRNRQEMESTATGIVFLDGLKSKEELLAAVYQDVSQEINTLRGND